TGCGGGCTGGCGCGGCTCGGACGCAAGGTCACGCTGATCGGCGCGATCGGCGCCGGCGACCGCGACTGGTTCGCGCAGCGCCTGGGCGCGTTCGGCGTCGGCACAGAAGGCCTGGTCGACCACCCCGCCGGCACCGGCGTCACCGCCAGCGTGTCGCTGCACGACGACCGCTCGTTCTTCACCTATCCCGGCGCCAACGCCGAGTTGGAACCGCTGTTGGGCAGTGCGGCCGCGCTGCAGGCGATGTGCGCCGCGCGCCATGTGCACTTCGCCCTGCCGCTGCCGGCGACGCTGGCGCGCACGCTGCTGCCGGCGTTGCGCGCGGCCGGCTGCAGCACCTCGCTGGACGTCGGCTTCAACCCGGCGTGGCTGGCCGATCCGGACAACCACGCCACCTGCCGCGCGGTCGATCACTTCCTGCCCAACCAGAAAGAGGCGGCACTGGCCGGCTGCACGGGCGATGACGTGGCGTCCTGCCACGCCTGGGCGCAGGCGCTGGGGCTGGCGCAGGTCACGATCAAGCTCGGCGGCGCCGGCGCCTGCGTGGTGGATGCGGCCGGCGCGCGGCGGGTCGCCGCGCCCACGGTCGCCGTGCAGGACACCACCGGCGCCGGCGACGCCTTCGATGCCGGCTTCATCGACGCGCTGCTGGACCACCTTTCCCTCGATGCCTGCGCGCAGCGCGGCTGCCTGTGCGGCGCCGCCTGCTGCACCGCGCTCGGCGCGCTCGACGGCCTTCCCGATCCCCCACGTCTCAGGAGTCTCCATGAGCAGTTCCTTTCCCAACCGTAAGCTCGCCCTGATCGGCGGCGGCGGCGTGCGCGCGCCGCTGGTGGTGTACGGCGTCAACGATGCCGCCGAAGCGCTCGGCGCGCGCGAGATCGTGCTCTACGATCCTGACCAGGATCGGCTGGCGCTGATGGTCGCGCTGGGCCGCGCCGTGGTCGCCGAGTTCGGCGGCGAGCTGCAGGTCAACGCGGCCAGTTCGGCGGAAGCGGCGATCGACGGCGCGCACTTCGTGCTCAACAGCATCCGCATCGGCGGCATCCGCCAGCGCGCCACCGACGAGCACACCATCATCCGCCACGGCTACGCCGGGCAGGAGACCACCGGCCCCGGCGGCGTCGCCAAGGCGCTGCGCACGGTGCCGGTGGCGATCGAGCAGGCGCGGATGGTGGAGCGGCTCAGCCCCGACGCCTGGCTGGTCAGCTTCACCAACCCGGCCGGGCTGATCACCCAGGCCATCAGCCGCCACACCCGCGCGCGCGTGGTCGGCATCTGCGACACGCCGGTGGAACTGTTCCACAACATCGCCCGCGCGCTCGGCGAGCCGCCCGCGGACGTGGACTGCGAGTACGTCGGCCTCAACCACCTGGGCTGGATCCGCGCGGTGCGCGTGCGCGGCGAGGACGTGCTCGACCGCATCCTGGCCGACGACGCGATCCTGCGCCAGCTGTACCTGGCGCCGCTGTTCGACTTCGACATGCTGCGCACGCTGCGGCTGATCCCAACCGAATACCTGTACTTCTACTACGAGCGCAGTCGCGCCCTGGAAAACCAGCGCGCCAGCGGCGCCAGCCGCGGCAGCGAGATCGAGCGACTCAACCACACCCTGATCGCCGACCTGCGCAGCCGCCTCAACGCCGGCGACGGCAGCGGCGCGGTGCAGACCTACGCCGCCTACCTGCAGCAGCGCTCCGGCTCGTACATGCGGCTGGAGGCCGAGGCCGGCTCGGCCTTCGCCGACGACCTCGCGCCGCAGCCGGACCCGTTCCGCGCCAGCACCGGCTACCACCGCATCGCCGTGGACGTGATGAGCGCACTGACCGGCGCGCTGCCAGGGCGGCACGTGGTCAACGTGCGCAACCAGGGCTGCATGCCGGAACTGGCCGACGACGACATCGTGGAGATCTCCTCCACCATCGAGCGCGACCGCATCACCCCGCTGCCGGCGCGGCCGATGCCCGAGGCGATCCAGGGCCTGGTGCGCACAGTCAAGGCCTACGAGCACGCCGCCATCGACGCCGCGCTCAGCGGCAGCCACCTGGACGCCTGCAAGGCGATGCTGATCCACCCGGCCATCGGCGAGTGGAGCCCGTCGCGGCGGCTGCTGGAGGCCTTGTTCGGCCATGCCGGCAACGGCGACGACGACGGCGAATGCGTGTGCTCGGGACCGATGCACTGGCACGGCGCGCATCACCATCCGTGAGCGGGTCGGTTGTGCAGTCGCAGGATGCATCGGACGGCCACACGTTGTAAGGTCGTCGCAAATTGGTCCGTTATAGGTACCATCAACCTGCCCTCCCGGCCGCGGCCGGCACCTCCCCGGTGCCGGCCCGCACCGGGAGCGTTCGTCGATTCCACGGAGCGTTCCAGGCCATGCCCACCCGCCGCGACATCCTCCACTTCCTCGGCGCCAGCGCCGGCGCCGCGCTGCTGAGCGGGGCGCTGCCGGCCGCCGCCGCGGCCTCGGCCTCCACCGCGCTGCCCAGCAAGCGGCCACCGCCGGGCAAGCGCCGTTTCGTCAGCGCCGCGGTCGAGCGCCAGTTGCGCACGGTCAAGGCCGGCATCGCCGACCCGCGCCTGGCCTGGCTGTTCGAGAACTGCTACCCCAACACCCTCGACACCACCGTCGAGACCGGCACCCGCAACGGCAAGCCGGACACCTTCGTCATCACCGGCGACATCGAGGCGATGTGGCTGCGCGATTCCTCCGCGCAAGTGCATCCCTACGTGCCGCTGGCCAAGCGCGACCCGGCGCTGCGGCGCATGTTCCATGGGCTGATCCAGCGCCAGGCCGCCTGCATCCGCCTGGATCCCTACGCCAACGCCTTCCTACCGGACGGCACCAGCCAGCGCCTGAAGTGGTCGGTGGCCGATATCACCGAGATGAAGCCCGGCGTCGGCGAGCGCAAATGGGAAGTGGATTCGCTGTGCTACCCGATCCGCCTGGCGCACGAGTACTGGCGCGCCAGCGGCGATGCCGCGCCGTTCGACGACGACTGGCGCGAGGCCATGCACGTGGTGGTGCGCACCTTCCGCGAGCAGCAGCGCCTGCACGGCCGCGGCCCGTACAGTTTCCAGCGGCCCTCGCCGCTGGCCACCGAAACCCTGGTGCTGGACGGCTACGGGCAGCCGACCCGGCCCAACGGCATGATCCATTCGATGTTCCGCCCGTCCGACGACGCCTGCCTGTATCCGCTGTTCGTCCCCGCCAACCTGTTCGCGGTCACCTCGCTGCGGCAACTGGCGACGATGAGCGAGGCGCTGCATCACGACGCCGCCTTCGCCGGCGAATGCCGCGCCCTGGCCGACCAGGTCGAGACCGCCACCCGTCAGTTCGGGCAGATGCGCGATGCCGACGGTCAGCCGTTCTGGGCCTACGAAGTGGACGGCTACGGCAACCAGTTGTTCATCGACGACGCCAACGCGCCCGGCCTGCTGAGCCTGGCCTACCTGGGCTGCTGCGATCGCCGCGATCCCGTGTTCCTGCGCACCCGGCAACTGGCCTGGAGCGAGCGCAACCCGTACTTCTATCGCGGCCGTGCCGCCGACGGCGTGGGCAGCCCGCACAGCGGCCTGGGCACGATCTGGCCGATGTCGCTGATGCAGTACGCGCTGGCCAGCGACGACGACGCACAGATCCGCCAGTGCCTGCAGTGGCTCAAGACCACCGACGCCGATAGCGGCTTCATGCACGAGGCCTTCGACAAGGACAACCCGAGCACCTTCACCCGCGACTGGTTCGCCTGGGCCAACACCTTGTTCGGCGAGTTGATCATCGATCTGCATCAGCGCAAGCCGCACCTGCTGTCGTAGGAGCGGCTTCCGCCGCGACCGGGCTTTACCGGTAACGCCCATCGCGGCTGAAGCCGCTCCTACAAAAAAACCAAACCCCCACCGCACCGCCGCACATCCCGAGGACAGCACCATGGCCACACGACGCGGTTTCCTGCAGGGCGCCATCGCCCTGGCCCTGTTCGGCAGCAGCGGCATCGCGCGCCTGGCGCAGGCACGCGCCGGCAGCTACGCGCTGCCGGCCGATGCGCGCGCCAAGGCCGAGCTCATCCGCAACGTCGACGTGTTCATCGGCACCGGCGGCCACGGCCACACCTTTCCCGGCGCCACGCTGCCGTTCGGCATGGTGCAACTGAGCCCGGACACCTACAACGCCGACTGGGACGCCTGCTCCGGCTACCACGCCGACGACAGCTCGATCATGGGCTTCTCGCACACCCACCTGTCCGGCACCGGCGTCGGCGACATGCTCGACTTCCTGGTGGTGCCGGCCACCGGCCCGGTGAAGCTGCAGCCCGGCACGCGCGAGCACCCCGAGACCGGCTACCGCTCGCGCTTCGACCACGCCGACGAAGCCGCCTCGCCCGGCTACTACCGTGTGCGGCTGAAGGACAGCGGCGTGCATGCCGAGCTCACCGCCACCGCGCGCGCCGGCCTGCACCGCTACCACTTCCCCAAGGGCAAGCCGGCGCATTTGCTGCTGGACCTGTGCCACGGCATGCAGGACAAGCCGGAGATCCCCGCCCGCGTCGAGGACGCCAGCCTGCGCCTGGTCGACACGCAGACCGTCACCGGCGGCCGCCGCGTCTACCAATGGGCCAAGGGCCGCTACATCTACTTCGCCATGCGCCTGTCGCGGCCGTTCGCCAGCGCGCAGCTGTATGCCGACGACCAACCGCTAGCCGCGAGCGCGCGCAGCGCCGACGGCAACCGGCTGAAACTGGCCCTGCACTACCCCGATGCGGCCGACGCGCCGCTGCTGGTCAAGGTCGGCCTCTCCGCGGTCAGCGCCGAGAACGCCCTGGCCAACCTCGACGCGGAGCTGCCCGACTTCGACTTCGCCCGCGTGCACGCCGCCGCCGTGGCGGAATGGGAAAAGGAACTGGGCCGTGTGCGCATCGACAGCGACGACGAAGCGCAGCGCCGCATCTTCTACACCGCGCTGTACCACAGCCTGATCGCGCCGACCCTGTTCAGCGACACCGACGGCCGCTACCGCGGCATGGACCTGCAGGTGCACCAAGCGCCGGCCGGCTACCACAACTACAGCACCTACTCGCTGTGGGACACCTACCGCGCCCTGCATCCCTTGCTGACCCTGGTGCAGCCCGAGCGCGTGCCCGACCTGGTGCAGTGCCTGGTGCGCGGCGCCCACGAATCGCCGCAAGGCGTCGCCATCTGGCCGCTGCAGGGCGTGGAGACAGACTGCATGATCGGCTACCACTCCGCCGTGGTGCTGGCCGAAGCGCACGCCAAGGGCTTCACCGGCATCGACTGGAAGGCCGCCTACCCGGCCTGGCGCAAGCGCGCGATGGACGACGACGTGCACGGCCTGGGGCTGTACCGGCAGATGGGCTACATCCCCTGCGACAAGGTCGACGAATCGGTCAGCCGCACCCTGGAATTCGCTTACGACGACTGGGCGGTGGCGCACCTGGCGCAGGCGGTCGGCGCCGACGACGACGCCAAGCACCTGCGCGAACGCTCGCGCCAGTACCGCAACGTGTTCAACCGCGAAAGCACCTTCGTGCAGCCGCGCCTGAGCGACGGCCAGTGGGCCACCCCGTTCGATCCGCGCGCGATGGGCCACAGCGCGCAGTGGCGCGACTTCACCGAGTCCAACGCCTGGCAGGCCACCTTCCTCAACCAGCACGACCTGTACGGCTACATGGACCTGTTCGGCGGCCGCGACAATTTCGTCGCCAAGCTCGACGAACTGTTCACCACCAGCTCCGAACTGCCGGCGGACGCACCGCCGGACATCGACGGCATGGTCGGCCAGTACGCGCACGGCAACGAACCCAGCCACCACGTCGCCTATCTCTACGCCTACGCCGGGCAGCCGTACAAGACCCAGGCGATGGTGCGGCGGCTGCTGCGCGAGCAATACCACGACGCGCGCAACGGCCTGTCCGGCAACGAGGACTGCGGGCAAATGAGCGCCTGGTTCGTGCTCAGCGCACTGGGCCTGTATGCGGTGGACCCGGTCAGCGCCAACTATGTGCTGGGCAGCCCGCTGTTCAAGCGCGCCGAACTGGACGTGGGCAACGGCCGCACCCTGCGCATCGTCGCCCACGGCAACAGCCCGGCCAACGTCTACATCCAGAGCGCCCGCTGGAACGGCAAGCCGTACACCCGCAGCTGGTTGCGCCACGCCGACCTCGCCGCGGGCGGTACGCTGGAGCTGGAGATGGGACCCAAGCCCAACACCGCGTTCGGCGCGGGCAAGGACGATCTGCCGCCATCGTTTAGCTGACCGCCGGGAATGGGGATTGGGGAATCGGGATTGGTGGTTCCCCACATCCGCGCCTGTGCGTGACCCGATGCACGACGGCGCGCGCTCCGGTCGTCCTACTGTCGCCATCGCATCGCTTTTTTCGAGAATCCCCCATGCCGCGTAAGACCCTCGCCGCTCTCGCCCTCGCCCTGGCGTTCGCCCTGCCCGCCGCCCACGTGCGCGCGGCCGACAGCGGGACCGCCTGGCCCGCCTTCGCCACCCAGGGCGATCACTTCATCCGCGACGGCAAGCCGTACCAGGTCATTTCCGGCGCCATCCACTTCCAGCGCATCCCCCGCGCCTACTGGAAGGACCGCCTGCAGAAAGCGCGCGCGATGGGCCTGAACACGGTGGAGACCTACGTGTTCTGGAACCTGGTGGAACCGCGGCCGGGCCAGTTCGACTTCAGCGGCAACAACGACATCGCCGCCTTCGTCGACGAAGCCGCCGCGCAAGGCCTCAACGTGATCCTGCGCCCCGGCCCGTACGTGTGCGCCGAGTGGGAAGCCGGCGGCTATCCGGCGTGGCTGTTCGCCGAACCCGGCATGCGCGTGCGCAGCCAGGATCCGCGCTTCCTCGCCGCCAGCCAGGCCTACCTCGACGCCCTCGCCGCCCAGGTCAAACCGCGGCTCAACGGCAACGGCGGCCCGATCGTCGCCGTGCAGGTGGAGAACGAATACGGCTCCTACGGCGACGACCACGCCTACATGCGCCTTAACCGCGCCATGTTCGTGCAGGCCGGCTTCGACAAGGCGCTGCTGTTCACCGCCGACGGCCCCGACGTACTCGCCAACGGCACCTTGCCCGACACTCTGGCCGTGGTGAACTTCGCGCCCGGCGACGCCAAGAACGCCTTCGAGACCCTGGCCAAGTTCCGCCCCGGGCAACCGCAGATGGTGGGCGAATACTGGGCCGGCTGGTTCGACCAGTGGGGCGAGAAGCACGCGGCCACCGATGCCACCAAGCAGGCCAGCGAATTCGAATGGATCCTGCGCCAGGGCCACTCCGCCAACATTTACATGTTCGTCGGCGGCACCAGTTTCGGCTTCATGAACGGCGCCAACTTCCAGAAGAACCCCAGCGACCACTACGCCCCGCAGACCACCAGCTACGACTACGACGCCGTGCTCGACGAAGCCGGCCGCCCCACTCCCAAGTTCACCCTGTTCCGCGACGCCATCCAGCGCGTCACCGGCATCGCCCCGCCGGCGCTGCCAAAGCCGATCCGCTTCGCCGAACTCCCCGCCACGCCGCTGCGCGAATCCGCCTCGCTCTGGGACAACCTGCCCGCCCCGGCCGCCACCACCGACACCCCGCAACCGATGGAGCGCTACGGCCAGGCCTACGGCTACATCCTCTACCGCACCACCGTCACCGGCCCGCGCAAGGGCAGCCTGTACCTGGGCGACGTGCGCGACTACGCCCGCGTCTACGTCGATCGAAAACTGGCCGGCAGCGCCGAGCGCCGCCTGCAGCAAGTGGCGGTGGACGTGGACATCCCCGCCGGCACCCACACCCTGGACGTGCTGGTGGAAAACACCGGCCGCATCAACTACGGCGCCCACCTCCCCGACGGCCGCGCCGGCCTGGTCGACCCCGTGCTGCTTGACGGCAAGCAACTCACCGGCTGGCAGACCTTCCCCCTGCCGATGGACGACCCGAGCAAACTCACCGGCTGGACCACGGCCAAGATCGACGGCCCCGCCTTCCACCGCGGCACCCTCAAGATCGGCACGCCTGCCGATACGTTCCTGGACATGCAGGCCTTCGGCAAGGGCTTCGCGTGGGCCAATGGCCATAACCTGGGAAGGCACTGGAAGATTGGGCCGCAGCGGGCGTTGTATTTTCCGGCGCCTTGGCAGCGCAAGGGCGGGAATAGCGTGATTGTGTTTGATTTGGATAGCACGCCTGATGCGAGCGTGCGGGGAGTTACGGGGCAGGTTTGGAGTACGCCCAGTAACTGACTTATCCGCGAAGCGCGCCGTCCGGTAAATCCGGATGGCGTGGGAAGAAACAACTTGTCTACAAATTAAGGCCGCCGGCTGTTCGCCGAGCGGCCTTTAACTTGTGACGTACGTCAACAAGTGGTAGCGTTGGCTTGGTGCGGAAGGGCACCGAGGCTTGGCTTTAGGATCAGGCGCAGGGATACGCGAAAGTGGGACTTCATTAGACAGAAGCTAAAGCGTGCGCTATCACAAGGTGGCGGATTATTTCTGCTAGCCGCCTTTATACAAGCGCTCGCCATCAATTAATAACCATAATCAATCCACGGGGACAAAGAGATGACCTCTTACTACGTGAATAACAATCCTCAGCCGACGGGAGAGCATGAGGTACACAAAGATACATGCACATATCTCCCGCCTAATAGGACGTATCTAGGAGCATTTTTTAACTGTAAAGATGCAATAGTTGCTGCAAAGCGATACTACAACAATGTAGATGGTTGCTTCTGGTGCTCTAGGGACTGCCACACCCGCTAAGAAACACGCAACAAAAACCGACGCCGCCTCTCGGCGCGGCTTCATTACTAGAAGCGCGTCATGTTGACTTTCTAAGTGCACCTGACTCGTTACACGGTCCAGGCCAGCACTCGGCGCTTCGCATCAGGCCCACATCTCGCACATGCAAAGCATCCAGACCGACTGATAAGTGATCTGACCGCCTTATTCGTGACTTTCGTTAATGCACCACAGTCAGACTAAATAAAATACTCACATATCAATGAGATAGGATTTTTTATGTTCAACATCAAACCAGGACCAAAGCCGAAACGAGACGATGGCCAAGACGACAGAAGGCGTCGCGTAGATCCGCCCACAGCCCCTAAGCATCCAACGCTACCGATTCACAACCCAAAGAAAAAGAGTTAAGCGCAAAGGGAACGGGGTTAGGTTGACTTCCTAAGTGAACCTAACCCAATTACAGCGGGCCGGCCACTGCCGCCAAAGGCGCCGCGCCCTTCGCATCTAGATCTGCGGCCCACTTGTAGAGACGGTTGCGCGGGATGCCTAACTCCCGCGATCACGCCCTCTGGCCGATCTCCCGCCTTGAGTAACGACATCCCTTACCGCTTGAATTCCGCAGTGGCCGTTGTCGCGTCTGCATCGAACACCTGCGTGCGAGGATTGTCCTCGCTTTAAGGTGTCCGAGCATAGGGGTGGCTCAACCTAAACCCAAGCAATTGGCACCGGCTACACCTATTGAAGTCGGAAATCATTAGGTGCCTCCAATGCGCGAAGGGCCTCCTTGCGCCGATCTTTGGATCCTACGTAGAGAACATTATTGCCTGAATCCTCTTTGCGGATCCACCCTTTCGATACAAGTTCTGCGAGTACGGCTGGCACAATCACCCTATCGTTTGGAGCAAGCCCGCGACTGAGAGCACCCTCCTTTCGAGCAGAGCCACGTTGGCTGAAGACCTTCTTTAGCACAGTCAATGCAACCCGCGACTCTCGGTCAATTTTTAGTTGCATTATTCCAGCGGTAGTCTGCGCTGCAGTGCTAAAGCGCTCGATCTCGGTGTTTACAAAGTTGGTTTTGAGCCACTCTGGAATACTTGCGAGCCCTTCCATGTATGAAATGACGCAACTTTGAAAGTGTGGCGCCGCTGAATGCTCGTCGATTCCGCTCAGGTCGAGGCGTTCGATGAGGCAGTCCTGAAAGGTCGTACCGCCATAGATAGGGTGTTCGACTATCTGGAGTTCTTCGAACGCGACGCCTGCAACAAGAAAATGTCCTTGAGCTTTTAGTCCATCGATGGGCATAGCTGCCGCTATAGCGAGAAGATCTGCCAGCACGGCATCATGTTTCCCAGCTCTCTGCCGTTTTGTGATGACTGCTGATACCACTCCAGATGATTGGGCATCGGCTAGGAGATGACTTGCGGCAACCTCCGCACCCAATCCGGAAGAAGCATTTATCCATGCTGCCGGGCTAGCCAGCGGGTTTGTTTCATCGTAGGGGTTAATAATAAAGGTCACCAGATCAAGCCCGTAGGCGGTTTCCGCCAAGTCTTCATCTGCGAACGAGCGCATCTCCTCACCGCCAGGACCAAACGCCGCTGTAAGACCTGGCAGTCGAAGAAGAAGTTGAATACCTTCTTCGTCAGGCTGAAAACCATTGACTGAAACAAAGGCCGTGCGGAGTTGTTCTGTTGAGATTGGCCCAGTCGCCGATGTTCCTCCTCGGGCAATCGTGGCGACACGTGAAATAATCTGGCCAATGATTTCAGGGCGTACCGCACTGAACATCTTCGCTTCACGTATGCAAATGGCATCAAGGAATGCGCGCCACCCTTCTGCGCGACTCACGGACGACGCAATTGCTCCGGATGAGTCCTCTCCCAAAGTGACGAGGTAACCGAGAAGTAGGGGGCGTGTGGGAACCCATTCCGGCAGCGTCCAAGTTGCGCCCGATTGCTTTAGAAAGTCGGCGAGCTGTTCTTCGTCGAAGTCAAGCATGGACAGGATTTCCCGGGGCTTGAAGCCAAGGGCCTCGGTCATCTCGGCCGTGCCCGAGAAGTAGTGAGAGCGGCCAGCTACAACCACGCCGACGCTAGCCGGGCTTTCATCGACAAGACGGCGGATTGGAGCGAGAGCTTCCCATCGTACGCGCTTTAGGTCTGCTACGCTTCCAAGCCATCTACTTGGCAACACTTCGTCGAAGCCATCCAGTAGCAGCGCACAAAGGCCTGCACGCCAAGCAGAGAT
This genomic stretch from Xanthomonas sacchari harbors:
- a CDS encoding carbohydrate kinase family protein, translating into MKTHDVAVVGEVYLDHIFSGFTAWPGPGEEAMARHYHRDLGGGTVNTACGLARLGRKVTLIGAIGAGDRDWFAQRLGAFGVGTEGLVDHPAGTGVTASVSLHDDRSFFTYPGANAELEPLLGSAAALQAMCAARHVHFALPLPATLARTLLPALRAAGCSTSLDVGFNPAWLADPDNHATCRAVDHFLPNQKEAALAGCTGDDVASCHAWAQALGLAQVTIKLGGAGACVVDAAGARRVAAPTVAVQDTTGAGDAFDAGFIDALLDHLSLDACAQRGCLCGAACCTALGALDGLPDPPRLRSLHEQFLSQP
- a CDS encoding beta-glucosidase, whose amino-acid sequence is MSSSFPNRKLALIGGGGVRAPLVVYGVNDAAEALGAREIVLYDPDQDRLALMVALGRAVVAEFGGELQVNAASSAEAAIDGAHFVLNSIRIGGIRQRATDEHTIIRHGYAGQETTGPGGVAKALRTVPVAIEQARMVERLSPDAWLVSFTNPAGLITQAISRHTRARVVGICDTPVELFHNIARALGEPPADVDCEYVGLNHLGWIRAVRVRGEDVLDRILADDAILRQLYLAPLFDFDMLRTLRLIPTEYLYFYYERSRALENQRASGASRGSEIERLNHTLIADLRSRLNAGDGSGAVQTYAAYLQQRSGSYMRLEAEAGSAFADDLAPQPDPFRASTGYHRIAVDVMSALTGALPGRHVVNVRNQGCMPELADDDIVEISSTIERDRITPLPARPMPEAIQGLVRTVKAYEHAAIDAALSGSHLDACKAMLIHPAIGEWSPSRRLLEALFGHAGNGDDDGECVCSGPMHWHGAHHHP
- a CDS encoding glycoside hydrolase family 125 protein, with protein sequence MPTRRDILHFLGASAGAALLSGALPAAAAASASTALPSKRPPPGKRRFVSAAVERQLRTVKAGIADPRLAWLFENCYPNTLDTTVETGTRNGKPDTFVITGDIEAMWLRDSSAQVHPYVPLAKRDPALRRMFHGLIQRQAACIRLDPYANAFLPDGTSQRLKWSVADITEMKPGVGERKWEVDSLCYPIRLAHEYWRASGDAAPFDDDWREAMHVVVRTFREQQRLHGRGPYSFQRPSPLATETLVLDGYGQPTRPNGMIHSMFRPSDDACLYPLFVPANLFAVTSLRQLATMSEALHHDAAFAGECRALADQVETATRQFGQMRDADGQPFWAYEVDGYGNQLFIDDANAPGLLSLAYLGCCDRRDPVFLRTRQLAWSERNPYFYRGRAADGVGSPHSGLGTIWPMSLMQYALASDDDAQIRQCLQWLKTTDADSGFMHEAFDKDNPSTFTRDWFAWANTLFGELIIDLHQRKPHLLS
- a CDS encoding GH92 family glycosyl hydrolase, whose translation is MATRRGFLQGAIALALFGSSGIARLAQARAGSYALPADARAKAELIRNVDVFIGTGGHGHTFPGATLPFGMVQLSPDTYNADWDACSGYHADDSSIMGFSHTHLSGTGVGDMLDFLVVPATGPVKLQPGTREHPETGYRSRFDHADEAASPGYYRVRLKDSGVHAELTATARAGLHRYHFPKGKPAHLLLDLCHGMQDKPEIPARVEDASLRLVDTQTVTGGRRVYQWAKGRYIYFAMRLSRPFASAQLYADDQPLAASARSADGNRLKLALHYPDAADAPLLVKVGLSAVSAENALANLDAELPDFDFARVHAAAVAEWEKELGRVRIDSDDEAQRRIFYTALYHSLIAPTLFSDTDGRYRGMDLQVHQAPAGYHNYSTYSLWDTYRALHPLLTLVQPERVPDLVQCLVRGAHESPQGVAIWPLQGVETDCMIGYHSAVVLAEAHAKGFTGIDWKAAYPAWRKRAMDDDVHGLGLYRQMGYIPCDKVDESVSRTLEFAYDDWAVAHLAQAVGADDDAKHLRERSRQYRNVFNRESTFVQPRLSDGQWATPFDPRAMGHSAQWRDFTESNAWQATFLNQHDLYGYMDLFGGRDNFVAKLDELFTTSSELPADAPPDIDGMVGQYAHGNEPSHHVAYLYAYAGQPYKTQAMVRRLLREQYHDARNGLSGNEDCGQMSAWFVLSALGLYAVDPVSANYVLGSPLFKRAELDVGNGRTLRIVAHGNSPANVYIQSARWNGKPYTRSWLRHADLAAGGTLELEMGPKPNTAFGAGKDDLPPSFS
- a CDS encoding beta-galactosidase family protein — encoded protein: MPRKTLAALALALAFALPAAHVRAADSGTAWPAFATQGDHFIRDGKPYQVISGAIHFQRIPRAYWKDRLQKARAMGLNTVETYVFWNLVEPRPGQFDFSGNNDIAAFVDEAAAQGLNVILRPGPYVCAEWEAGGYPAWLFAEPGMRVRSQDPRFLAASQAYLDALAAQVKPRLNGNGGPIVAVQVENEYGSYGDDHAYMRLNRAMFVQAGFDKALLFTADGPDVLANGTLPDTLAVVNFAPGDAKNAFETLAKFRPGQPQMVGEYWAGWFDQWGEKHAATDATKQASEFEWILRQGHSANIYMFVGGTSFGFMNGANFQKNPSDHYAPQTTSYDYDAVLDEAGRPTPKFTLFRDAIQRVTGIAPPALPKPIRFAELPATPLRESASLWDNLPAPAATTDTPQPMERYGQAYGYILYRTTVTGPRKGSLYLGDVRDYARVYVDRKLAGSAERRLQQVAVDVDIPAGTHTLDVLVENTGRINYGAHLPDGRAGLVDPVLLDGKQLTGWQTFPLPMDDPSKLTGWTTAKIDGPAFHRGTLKIGTPADTFLDMQAFGKGFAWANGHNLGRHWKIGPQRALYFPAPWQRKGGNSVIVFDLDSTPDASVRGVTGQVWSTPSN
- a CDS encoding NACHT domain-containing NTPase, with translation MTAQLTENETSIEFEQRGVELARALHDPSGVQGALMINGRERDGVFVSHEDINAYEFTLMRTKDKAEKDAGKLVELLEHLSKVPENSFKTTTGWFVTRDEPTADQRTAVNFIARKAGRQIHAISIAQMYKRICNSEMYIQGRDKAPFGSTVFTPERSGKPVRVRVQLVSSSGGISLTEDIARALADGQRTLIIGDYGTGKSHALRDIYSFLRKEHFRHGHLNPFPIHINLRDCVGLRTPAEILRRHAEEIGFSHANGLISAWRAGLCALLLDGFDEVLPSRWLGSVADLKRVRWEALAPIRRLVDESPASVGVVVAGRSHYFSGTAEMTEALGFKPREILSMLDFDEEQLADFLKQSGATWTLPEWVPTRPLLLGYLVTLGEDSSGAIASSVSRAEGWRAFLDAICIREAKMFSAVRPEIIGQIISRVATIARGGTSATGPISTEQLRTAFVSVNGFQPDEEGIQLLLRLPGLTAAFGPGGEEMRSFADEDLAETAYGLDLVTFIINPYDETNPLASPAAWINASSGLGAEVAASHLLADAQSSGVVSAVITKRQRAGKHDAVLADLLAIAAAMPIDGLKAQGHFLVAGVAFEELQIVEHPIYGGTTFQDCLIERLDLSGIDEHSAAPHFQSCVISYMEGLASIPEWLKTNFVNTEIERFSTAAQTTAGIMQLKIDRESRVALTVLKKVFSQRGSARKEGALSRGLAPNDRVIVPAVLAELVSKGWIRKEDSGNNVLYVGSKDRRKEALRALEAPNDFRLQ